In the genome of Cryptomeria japonica chromosome 8, Sugi_1.0, whole genome shotgun sequence, one region contains:
- the LOC131044203 gene encoding putative UPF0481 protein At3g02645 — MGAGGKSDKDWLMYVKGNLKENESEAPETKSSVCIFGIAPPLLMLKPEAYVPLVSSIGPYHHRRLQQYEETETYKLKMARALERKVPGRLEELVKHIQELDGRIRACYHKYIPYSKEVLSWMLALDTYFILQFLESIYKPYTNNPGNAQNETSPMRSDPILDSIRNTPLWYAIRSDILMLENQVPMFLLKEAVYFTTTDTREAKYKHSETQVGSQNKSEICQGDAGCKEITEHLATRLQASAFPFYIHKIFQKLFQARSIFIQNYSLPQLDLTQLDLNNRRHVLDFLYHVVAPETGRNTNTQEKPKKRYSIRSPRVFIENAVDRFIRWMISTSAAGKFPSATVLSEVGIKFAPYDSGDLREISFKRNTRTFSLPKIIINDSTEVLLRNLVAWELYSKTSEKPRTRYTYLMDRLIDTERDVAVLKRCGVLNSHMGSDAEVAHMWNSE; from the exons ATGGGTGCAGGTGGTAAAAGCGATAAGGATTGGTTGATGTATGTGAAAGGAAACCTTAAGGAAAATGAATCGGAAGCCCCTGAAACAAAATCTAGTGTGTGCATATTCGGCATAGCTCCCCCTCTTTTGATGCTAAAGCCCGAAGCGTACGTTCCCCTAGTGAGTTCCATCGGACCTTACCACCACAGAAGATTACAGCAGTACGAGGAGACAGAAACTTACAAACTGAAAATGGCGCGCGCACTGGAAAGGAAGGTCCCTGGAAGGTTAGAGGAGCTTGTCAAGCACATACAGGAACTCGATGGTCGAATCAGGGCCTGCTATCACAAGTACATTCCATACAGCAAGGAGGTGTTGTCTTGGATGCTTGCTCTGGATACCTattttattcttcaatttttgGAGTCCATTTACAAGCCTTACACAAACAATCCTGGCAATGCACAGAACGAAACCTCTCCCATGCGATCGGACCCTATTTTAGACTCCATAAGAAATACTCCACTCTGGTATGCCATTAGAAGTGACATACTCATGCTTGAAAATCAGGTGCCAATGTTTCTGCTCAAAGAGGCAGTCTATTTCACAACTACTGATACGCGGGAAGCTAAATACAAGCATTCGGAGACACAAGTAGGGAGCCAAAACAAATCAGAGATATGCCAGGGTGATGCAGGATGCAAGGAAATTACGGAGCATCTGGCAACTAGATTACAGGCAAGCGCTTTCCCTTTCTATATACATAAGATTTTTCAAAAGCTTTTTCAAGCCCGGAGTATTTTTATAC AGAATTATAGCCTACCGCAATTGGATCTAACGCAATTGGATCTGAACAATAGAAGGCATGTTCTGGACTTTCTCTATCATGTTGTTGCCCCTGAAACTGGAAgaaacacaaacacacaagaaaaacccaaaaagagaTATTCAATTCGCTCTCCTCGTGTCTTTATAGAGAATGCCGTTGACCGTTTCATTAGGTGGATGATATCTACCTCAGCCGCCGGAAAATTTCCGTCTGCAACAGTATTAAGTGAAGTGGGGATAAAGTTTGCACCCTATGATTCAGGAGACCTGAGAGAAATAAGCTTTAAGAGAAATACCCGCACTTTCTCCTTACCTAAGATCATAATCAATGATTCTACAGAGGTGCTACTGAGAAACTTGGTCGCATGGGAGCTCTACTCGAAGACATCAGAGAAGCCTCGCACACGCTACACATATTTAATGGACCGGTTGATAGATACAGAAAGAGATGTTGCTGTGCTCAAGAGATGTGGCGTTCTTAATAGTCATATGGGTAGTGATGCAGAGGTGGCCCACATGTGGAACTCTGAGTAA